The Lactuca sativa cultivar Salinas chromosome 2, Lsat_Salinas_v11, whole genome shotgun sequence genome includes a window with the following:
- the LOC111902518 gene encoding uncharacterized protein LOC111902518 — MAFILEIIAGPIVECLLPPVKKNLGYLFSSTKHVRNMSAKMNQLDVISIDVKNHRDANNIKNLEIPERVPGWLEEVEQIRKDAQSISSTESGCFNIIMRYRAGRKACKTTEAIESLITEKLQMSWSDAQKPLGRVHSKIASSDGDAQNHFKSREKPFKDALGFLQQNQMIALCGMGGVGKTTMMEQLKKHLEGEKKFDLFLKVVIGKKEASAIQQALAECVSLSLTETDPTRRAERLGIAFTELVKQNKKVLVILDDVWESIDLKDIGLSPFPNSFKLLLTSRKENTCKQIAEKCNFDLKVVRVELMEELEAQNFFWKIIGVAKQNDRELNQIGTEIVRECGCLPLAINLVASRLKFEEKAAWRDTLRRFQNKNLDYVQESVKISYDYIKEDEEKEIFLLCGLFPDDFNIPIEELTRHAWGLRLLNGVSTLGEARDRTETCVQSLKKANLLMECDDDGCVRMHDLVLDFVVGRVSKGDHPWIINHGDNSKWTSAGTSESCNRISITCTGMSEFSSESKYPNVSLLRLMDGDKSLMFPEDFYERMENLEVIAYEKMQYPLLPRSLQCSTKLRTLVFHRCTLMLDCSVIGELLNLEVLSFAYCGIRKLPSTIGKLKKLKLLDLTGCVNLRIDDGVLKDLVNLEEFYMRVADEKAIRFTDSNHAELAKLSEHLSALEVEFFDNGTPENMLFTKLKRFRISMGCGLGDNPGLKMHSFENTLMLVTNKDELLESRLNELFVKTEVLYLEVDGMDDFHQQSFNNLRVLDVFKCANLRFLFTVPIANGLMNLERLTVSQCPVLEVLAHSENGGDGAIRFQGLKFLSLKMLPELIGLCNTANVIELPQLVELKLDGLPNFSSIYPEKTSATSSMSSNVSAIQPFFNKGVLIPMLEKLEILRMDKLKEIWPYQFSSSDEVNACMLREIRVRECDNLVNLFPTNPMSLLGRLEKLDVSNCGSIELLFNIDMSCVGEIEEYSSNLRLIKVHNLGKLRELWRMKGESSSDILIRSFQAVESIQIYNCERFVNVFTPTVTNSDVRTLMNVSIDGMRPWEETGSNIELVQNSREINVISKAEIISVVDGNIPDVESSIHPKPFHVNHLQTLWLNGGCKDVEVVFEIESSSSNSSSSTDFTTTLHKYNHQPPPLLLPHLKELYLYDMERMSDVWKCNWKKLVIPQNQSQSYSFHNLTTIQIWNCKSIKYLFSPVMGKLLPNLKEVWIERCAGIEEVVSKRDINDENEEIISSTHTNTISSFPLLDQLILSSLPSVKSIDGSTTITTTSIHDQFQCSQVGVASWFLCQYSKKIDIVECPALSRVFPSNVVGQLNKLEELIIVECKSMVEIFESKEINKDGVDSTTNVGDGSDDTCTAITIPRSANMTLLQLPNLTILEIERCEVLEYIITSSTLESLKQLKELTVKQCKAMKVIVKEDTEHTEKSKSIIVFPHLKSLTLVDLPDLKGFFLGTNEFRWKALEKVKIYGCPQMMTFTSGHSMTPKLNYIHTELGKHSLDQYGLNFRLTNATHEDETQLPMCSTPDMIKLVQFPWSFSNLVEVDAQWNGKLLESRVIFPCKELLNLKNLEKLSITNAYESVAEEVFEVAEGTNEDVDIETQSVVVFEKLKEVALDGLRNLKHMWKSNRWIVLNFPNLTKVSIKRCRFLGHVFTSCMVGSLLQLQELKISNCESMDVIVKQVEDSETRPTTEVVFPCLKSITLHNLPNLMGFCLGKEAFEWPSLDTLKIKYCPKITVFTNGQSTTPELKLIDTTFGLCHVTEDPNSFIKTYQQEGWEF; from the exons ATGGCGTTTATACTTGAAATCATTGCTGGTCCAATTGTTGAATGTTTGCTGCCTCCTGTCAAGAAAAATCTGGGTTATCTTTTTTCCTCCACAAAACATGTGAGGAACATGAGTGCTAAAATGAACCAACTGGATGTTATAAGCATTGATGTCAAAAATCACAGGGACGCAAACAATATAAAGAATCTAGAGATACCTGAGCGTGTACCGGGTTGGTTGGAAGAGGTTGAACAGATTAGAAAAGATGCTCAAAGCATTTCAAGTACTGAGAGTGGATGTTTTAACATAATAATGAGGTACCGAGCAGGAAGGAAGGCATGTAAGACTACTGAGGCGATCGAAAGTCTTATTACGGAAAAACTTCAAATGAGCTGGAGTGATGCTCAAAAACCTCTTGGGAGAGTGCATTCTAAAATCGCATCTTCGGATGGTGATGCCCAAAATCACTTCAAATCAAGAGAGAAGCCTTTTAAGGATGCGCTCGGGTTCCTTCAACAAAATCAGATGATAGCCCTATGTGGAATGGGTGGTGTGGGAAAAACGACCATGATGGAACAGCTGAAAAAGCATCTGGAAGGtgagaaaaagtttgatttgtttCTAAAGGTGGTTATTGGGAAAAAAGAAGCGTCTGCTATTCAGCAAGCTTTGGCAGAATGCGTAAGTCTATCTCTAACTGAAACAGATCCAACAAGAAGGGCAGAACGTCTTGGTATAGCATTTACAGAGCTggtaaaacaaaacaaaaaggtTTTAGTGATATTAGATGATGTATGGGAGTCGATCGATCTCAAAGATATTGGACTAAGTCCTTTTCCCAACAGCTTCAAGTTATTGCTGACATCACGAAAGGAAAATACTTGCAAGCAAATTGCAGAAAAATGTAATTTTGATTTGAAAGTAGTTAGAGTGGAACTCATGGAGGAGCTAGAAGCACAaaatttcttttggaaaatcaTAGGAGTCGCAAAACAAAATGATCGGGAGCTCAATCAAATTGGAACAGAGATTGTGAGAGAATGTGGGTGTTTGCCCCTTGCCATTAATCTCGTTGCCAGTCGTCTTAAGTTTGAAGAAAAGGCTGCATGGAGAGATACACTCCGCCGTTTTCAGAATAAAAATCTTGATTATGTGCAAGAAAGTGTTAAGATAAGCTATGACTATATAAAAGAGGATGAGGAAAAAGAGATCTTTCTTCTTTGTGGTTTGTTTCCCGATGACTTTAATATTCCAATCGAGGAACTCACAAGACATGCATGGGGCCTACGGTTGTTAAATGGAGTTTCTACTTTGGGAGAGGCTAGAGACAGGACAGAGACGTGTGTGCAGAGTCTCAAAAAAGCAAATTTGTTGATGGAATGCGATGATGATGGGTGTGTCAGAATGCATGATCTTGTGCTCGATTTTGTTGTAGGTAGAGTTTCTAAGGGTGACCATCCATGGATAATCAACCATGGTGATAATTCAAAGTGGACTAGTGCTGGAACCAGTGAGTCTTGTAACAGAATTTCTATTACTTGCACGGGTATGTCTGAGTTTTCTAGTGAGTCTAAGTACCCAAACGTATCACTTTTGAGACTTATGGATGGAGATAAGTCGCTTATGTTTCCTGAAGATTTTTATGAAAGAATGGAAAATCTTGAAGTTATAGCGTACGAAAAAATGCAGTATCCGTTGCTCCCCAGATCACTTCAGTGCTCCACCAAGCTTCGGACACTCGTCTTCCATCGATGCACATTGATGCTTGATTGCTCTGTTATTGGTGAACTCTTGAATTTGGAAGTGCTCAGTTTTGCTTATTGTGGCATCAGAAAGTTACCATCCACAATCGGAAAGTTGAAGAAGCTAAAGCTACTGGATTTGACGGGCTGTGTCAATCTTCGTATTGATGATGGTGTTTTGAAAGATTTGGTCAATCTTGAAGAGTTTTATATGAGAGTTGCTGATGAAAAGGCAATTAGGTTCACAGACAGTAATCATGCTGAATTAGCAAAACTTTCAGAGCACCTTTCTGCATTAGAAGTTGAGTTCTTTGACAACGGTACACCCGAGAATATGCTGTTTACTAAACTCAAAAGGTTCAGGATCTCTATGGGATGTGGTTTAGGAGACAATCCTGGATTAAAGATGCACTCATTTGAAAACACGTTGATGTTGGTCACTAACAAAGATGAGCTATTGGAATCTAGATTGAATGAGTTGTTTGTGAAAACAGAGGTGCTTTATCTAGAAGTGGATGGTATGGATGATTTTCATCAACAGTCGTTTAATAATCTAAGAGTCCTTGATGTCTTCAAGTGTGCAAACTTGAGATTCCTCTTCACAGTCCCTATTGCAAATGGTTTGATGAACCTTGAACGCCTCACAGTTTCACAGTGCCCTGTTCTGGAAGTACTTGCACATAGTGAGAATGGTGGAGATGGGGCAATTAGGTTTCAGGGGCTAAAGTTTCTATCATTGAAGATGCTACCAGAGTTGATAGGTCTTTGCAACACTGCTAATGTAATTGAGCTACCACAGCTGGTGGAGTTGAAACTTGATGGCCTTCCTAATTTCAGTAGCATTTATCCTGAGAAAACATCTGCAACATCTTCTATGTCCAGTAATGTCTCTGCAATTCAACCTTTCTTCAACAAAGGG GTGTTGATTCCTATGCTGGAGAAATTGGAGATTTTGAGGATGGATAAGCTGAAAGAGATATGGCCTTATCAATTTAGTAGTAGTGACGAAGTTAATGCCTGCATGTTGAGAGAGATTAGAGTGAGGGAATGTGATAATCTTGTGAATCTGTTTCCAACCAATCCCATGTCTTTGCTGGGTCGTCTGGAAAAGCTGGATGTTTCTAATTGTGGAAGCATTGAATTGTTATTTAACATCGACATGAGTTGTGTTGGTGAAATTGAAGAGTACAGTAGCAACTTGAGACTCATTAAAGTACATAATTTGGGGAAGCTAAGAGAGTTGTGGAGGATGAAAGGTGAAAGTAGCTCTGATATCCTCATCCGTAGCTTTCAAGCTGTTGAAAGTATACAAATATACAATTGTGAGAGGTTTGTAAACGTATTCACACCGACCGTCACCAATTCTGATGTGAGGACACTTATGAATGTGAGTATAGATGGTATGAGACCTTGGGAAGAAACCGGGAGTAACAttgaattggttcagaacagcCGGGAG ATTAATGTTATATCCAAGGCAGAGATCATTTCAGTGGTGGATGGTAATATTCCTGACGTTGAATCCTCAATTCATCCCAAACCTTTTCACGTTAATCACCTTCAAACACTTTGGTTAAATGGAGGCTGTAAGGATGTTGAAGTGGTGTTTGAGATAGAGAGTTCCAGTAGCAACAGCAGCAGCAGCACAGATTTCACAACAACTCTGCATAAATATAATCATCAACCACCACCACTACTACTTCCCCACCTCAAGGAATTATATTTATATGATATGGAGAGGATGAGTGATGTGTGGAAGTGCAATTGGAAGAAACTTGTAATTCCTCAAAACCAATCACAATCCTACTCATTCCACAACCTCACAACCATACAAATATGGAATTGCAAAAGCATAAAGTACTTATTTTCACCTGTCATGGGCAAACTTCTTCCCAACTTAAAGGAGGTCTGGATAGAACGTTGTGCTGGTATTGAAGAAGTTGTTTCAAAAAGAGATATTAATGATGAAAATGAAGAAATAATATCTTCTACTCACACAAACACCATCTCCTCCTTCCctcttcttgatcaactcatcctCAGTTCTCTGCCAAGCGTAAAGAGCATCGATGGCAGTACTACAATCACAACTACTTCCATCCATGATCAGTTCCAG TGTTCTCAAGTCGGTGTTGCTTCTTGGTTCTTATGTCAATACTCCAAAAAGATTGATATAGTGGAGTGTCCTGCCCTATCAAGAGTGTTTCCATCCAATGTAGTGGGACAACTGAATAAGCTTGAAGAGTTGATAATAGTAGAATGTAAGTCAATGGTGGAGATATTTGAAAGTAAAGAAATAAACAAAGATGGTGTTGATAGTACTACGAATGTTGGTGATGGAAGTGATGATACTTGTACTGCAATCACCATCCCAAGGTCTGCAAATATGACTCTGCTTCAATTGCCCAACCTGACGATATTGGAAATAGAAAGATGTGAAGTATTGGAATATATAATCACAAGTTCCACACTTGAAAGCCTCAAGCAACTCAAAGAACTGACTGTAAAACAATGCAAGGCAATGAAAGTGATTGTGAAGGAAGACACAGAGCACACAGAAAAATCTAAATCTATTATAGTCTTCCCACATCTCAAGTCCCTTACACTTGTAGATTTACCAGATCTCAAGGGTTTCTTCTTGGGGACGAATGAGTTCAGGTGGAAAGCATTGGAAAAGGTTAAGATTTATGGCTGCCCACAAATGATGACTTTCACATCTGGTCACTCCATGACTCCGAAGCTCAACTACATACATACAGAATTAGGCAAGCATAGTCTTGATCAATATGGCCTCAACTTCCGTTTGACCAATGCTACACATGAGGATGAG ACTCAACTCCCTATGTGCTCTACTCCAGATATGATAAAGCTAGTTCAGTTCCCGTGGTCTTTTTCAAATTTAGTTGAAGTAGATGCACAATGGAATGGCAAATTGTTGGAAAGCCGCGTGATTTTTCCATGCAAGGAGTTGCTTAATTTGAAGAATCTTGAAAAGCTTTCTATTACCAATGCATATGAATCTGTAGCAGAGGAGGTATTTGAAGTAGCAGAAGGGACAAATGAAGATGTGGATATTGAAACACAATCTGTTGTGGTATTTGAGAAGCTAAAAGAGGTGGCTCTGGATGGACTACGTAACCTGAAACATATGTGGAAGAGCAATCGGTGGATAGTGTTGAACTTTCCAAACCTTACAAAGGTCTCAATTAAAAGATGTCGATTTCTTGGACATGTTTTCACTAGTTGCATGGTTGGTAGTCTATTGCAGCTCCAAGAGCTAAAAATAAGTAACTGCGAGAGTATGGATGTGATTGTGAAGCAAGTTGAAGATTCCGAAACCAGACCGACTACTGAGGTTGTGTTCCCTTGTCTAAAATCCATAACACTTCACAACCTTCCAAATCTCATGGGATTTTGCCTGGGGAAGGAGGCTTTTGAATGGCCATCATTAGATACTTTGAAAATCAAATATTGTCCAAAAATAACAGTTTTCACAAATGGGCAATCAACTACTCCAGAGCTAAAGTTAATAGATACAACTTTTGGATTGTGTCATGTAACAGAAGACCCCAACTCTTTTATAAAGACCTATCAACAAGAG GGATGGGAGTTCTAG